From a region of the Trichoderma atroviride chromosome 6, complete sequence genome:
- a CDS encoding uncharacterized protein (CAZy:GT8), whose product MNRADLHSAFTKINLWKQTQFSRIVYIDADVVAYRAPDELFDLPHAFAASPDIGWPDLFNSGVMALTPNNGDYHAMVAMTERGISFDGADQGLLNIYFKNNFHRLPFTYNVTPSAHYQYLPAYRHFQSSINMVHFIGPDKPWRAGRNASYGSSAYDEMVGRWWAVYDRHYREKEISQLANGSGNYNTAYEAQKSASLADTRNDTPQNWGGQNQAPRQIFPWESKQTKATRSFYGDEPELQPQAATTKPSGARSSVTKSPPKSPVSKTSDKQSEAGTASWTTYSRGNAWDEDPGISKYAEAVEKRHRSSSRGQGGDEDVDDDEDEQEQTKRGFKVTDFPTETERPSLPVTPAPVPRGREAAGKGLPAAEGVPSQAEWVRTNQSKTAK is encoded by the exons ATGAACCGAGCTGATCTGCACTCTGCCTTTACCAAGATCAACCTGTGGAAGCAGACGCAGTTCTCTCGAATTGTCTACATCGATGCCGACGTCGTTGCCTACCGGGCTCCGGACGAGCTCTTCGACCTCCCACACGCCTTTGCGGCCTCCCCCGATATTGGTTGGCCAGACCTCTTCAACTCTGGTGTCATGGCGCTGACGCCCAACAACGGTGATTACCACGCCATGGTCGCCATGACCGAGAGGGGCATCTCCTTCGATGGCGCCGACCAGGGTCTCCTCAACATCTACTTCAAGAACAACTTCCACCGTCTGCCCTTCACCTACAACGTCACTCCTTCCGCGCACTACCAATACCTCCCTGCCTACCGACACTTCCAGTCCAGCATCAACATGGTCCACTTCATTGGTCCGGACAAGCCCTGGCGCGCTGGCCGCAACGCCTCATATGGCAGCTCAGCCTACGACGAAATGGTTGGCCGATGGTGGGCCGTGTATGATCGTCACTACCGCGAGAAG GAAATTTCTCAGCTTGCCAACGGCAGTGGAAACTATAACACAGCTTACGAGGCTCAGAA GAGTGCTTCCCTGGCTGATACTCGAAATGATACACCTCAAAACTGGGGTGGCCAGAACCAGGCACCACGACAAATCTTCCCGTGGGAAAGCAAGCAGACCAAGGCTACCAGATCCTTCTACGGTGATGAGCCAGAACTGCAGCCGCAAGCTGCGACCACCAAGCCTTCGGGTGCCCGTTCCTCAGTAACCAAATCGCCTCCCAAGTCTCCAGTATCCAAGACATCGGACAAACAGAGCGAGGCCGGCacggcatcttggacaaCATACTCTCGAGGCAATGCCTGGGATGAAGACCCCGGCATCTCCAAGTATGCGGAAGCAGTTGAGAAGCGCCACCGATCGAGCAGCCGTGGACAGGGAGGAGATGAGGACgtagacgacgacgaagatgaacAGGAACAGACAAAGCGTGGCTTCAAGGTTACTGACTTCCCTACTGAGACGGAGCGACCCAGCTTGCCAGTCACACCGGCCCCAGTTCCTCGGGGGCGTGAAGCCGCTGGAAAAGGTCTGCCGGCAGCTGAGGGCGTGCCGTCACAGGCCGAATGGGTACGTACTAATCAATCGAAAACAGCTAAATAG